cactttttctatttattttctttcccttgtattttccctcacattttctaggaaccaaacataactttagtGAATAATCTGATATTTATGGTTGTGGGATATTGCTTATGATTGTTGGTGCTGGTGGCAATGCTTCTGCAGTTAGTGGTTGAGGTGGTTTGTGTGATAGTGTTGGTGGTTTGATCATATGGTAGTAGTGGGGTGGTGGTGAGGACTATGGTGGTAGAACGAAGAGCAAGCAAACTTTGTGATTTTGATCCATCAGGGCTTGTTTATTTGGCAACATTTAATCAGGCGGGAGCAATCACTTTGCTGTGGCTAAAAAGTTTTTCCCACCTAGCAGGGAAAAATGAATGCTTGTTTTCTTCCCTCACATGTGATTTTTTTGCTCCCAACGATTTAACTTGACACAACATTACCAAGCATGATCTTTtagcctttttcttttcatgaagCAAAAGAAATACTCTCAAAATACTGTTGAACAGCTCTTTATCTGTATGgtatttcatttcttctttaatGTTTAATCTGATTAAACAAAAAACCTTGTGAAGTTCACACTCAAGGCTCGTTTCAGCTCTAAGTTATTCTgggtttattatttatttcacttgTAGGTGAAGGATTGATCCTTTTTGTGCTTTGCAAATGCAGGACAGAGCAGGGTTTTGCTAGCTCAAGGAGATCATGAGACTTCAGAGAAAATACAGTTgctcaaacaaaatattttgagtatCGTCTCTACCATTCCAGTCCTCTTGAAAAGATTGAATGAATGTATGTCAATGGTTGATAAACTTGATTCGTACAATGGAATTATTCATCCTGCCTTCAAAAGGAGAAGGACTAGCTGACCTAGTTTAGTTTcacatttgcattaattttgttatttggtTCACTCGAAGAAGACCCCCATAGTGTATTGCATGATTGACTACTTCAATTTGTACCATGAATCTAGGTCTCCAAGGAAATTTTGAACCAAAATTATGTCTCCTGTCCTAGAACTGGAAGCCTTTGTTGTGGCATAATATTGTGTAACGTAACGTAAAAAtgtgttgatatttttttagaagtcTTCGTTGATGCATTGAATATAATGAGTAGAGAAAGATGGTATATTGCTTGTGTgttctgatttttctttctgCATCTGTTATTGCTTGTTGCTGCTACTCATACTGTTTGATAGGTAAACCAAAGCCTTGTATAGTTTACACCACTTCCAAGCTTAGAAGTGCCACCCAGTGATAACTCCCCTTGATCCTCCTCCCCACACTTGATTAAAGTCTCATGCTCCATCGATCTCCTACTTTTATCCAACTATAGAAAGCAGAGTCAATCAATTCTTATATTATATCTATTTCTTGCATCCTTCGGTTTCTTTTTAGTTTAATCCAATTCTTATTGTTTAAtgcacaaatatttttatttaatgttatatttaagtgcataattttgttttaattagcttattttacatttttttttatttaaatgatctTAATTCAGCCACAAATTTGAATCATGTGCTCTTTGTAACAACTAATATAGCTGTCCATAGAAAAAttgtgggaaaaaaattaaattgtggAAGAATGCActtttcttaaactttttttcctcctctttttcttagtattttcttcactttttattttttattttttatgacattcaaatataatatcattttccttataCTATATTTGGTTCTAGGAAATTagtaaataaaggaaaaaaaaaatgctaaggataatgattttcttttatttggtttatcatgaaaaatagaaaagaaaattaaaatatattaaaaacttgtattttttaaataatttaatcttatatgaaagagaaaaaaaaaagtgaaatgagttttaaaaaaatataaaaataatttttaatttaaatctaaTCTCTCGTTTTCtttacttctatttttatttgtcatttttttttctttaatttatatttttcctcgaATTTTCTAAGAATCACATAtgggattattattattattattattattattattattattattattattcttttttgatattttctaataaccaaacataatcttaaactCTTAATTGATCAAATATGATAGGAAATATCATAGATAATCTAGTTTCTCTTTCTAACAAATTGTATAAATCGTAAAATCCTCCAACAACtcacaaaatttcaagaaaggAAGAATAAGAATTATGCCTTAAAAATGTGgtaaaggatttaaaatttttagaatcaaTGGGAAGTCATTTTATTTctgtttctctttttcttcttccttcagcttactcattttattattttcttattataattattattctagtcactaatattatattattaaatataaatatttattttaatattatcatatcTAATATTATTGTAATACATTAATACAGCTATTTTTAATAAcagtaataatatttttatttcatgattatttttgttatttaatacattattattattgtattatcattcaaaaaatataacCTTCCTTCaaataatgaataatgaatacTAATGtaaggataaaattttattatttaaaaacatactatatttcaatatttaaatcacatcatatttataaaatattttaagttttacaaaacaatatctatattaaaaaatatcttagaaatattataatatatatatatatatatatatatatataatttaaattaaaactaagaaAGTTCTTGTTAATTAGTCTATATTTACTAAACTTTGTATTAAAATtatcttctatttctttcctgtaatttatattctttatttaaaaacaattaaaacctcataatgaaattattaatcttatagaaacaatttttttttaaaaaaatattttaaataaaaaattaaatccttcaaactttttaaataaaatttgatatcaaatcttttttaatttaaaattcttttttaaaaaatttgtttaatttttttttcttattagtttattcaaattatataaattactaaaagttgcatttataatttcttttatgaaattaatttttatttaaaatttatattttataaaatattaaaaatatttaatttaattttattagtttgttttagatattttagtTGTGAGCAATTTCATGacaattttatcttttcaaaatattttacaaaaatttaaagtgGTCATTataataacaatttaaaaataaagttataattatttgaaactttctttttgaaaatttttaaaattaaaagttaaattgataatacaataaaaaaaaataaaaagaaattatcatccatttttctgaaaaatagcaaaaaatttataatttaattagcCATATCatagattatttgaaaattttgatgatattgaattccaatgggtTGATATTTTAGGGTGCCAATTTTTGGCCTTTTTTGTTTGgtcaaaatcatatatatatatatatatatatatatatatatatatatatatatatatatatatatatatatatatatatatatatggaaccTTTAATTTGTCTTTGTACTTTATTATGCATACAATCATTTTTAACGTGTCTTGTTAATACCTTAATTACAAGCCTAATACACCTTTCATGCAAACTCAGTgcaaaacaattaaattatatttaccaaACAATTTTGATATTAATGTATTAgtaatattatttcattaataataataataataataataacatgaaagtagaaaaagaagagaacgCAAATATTAAAggtgaaatgataaaaataaaataaaataaaatgagtaatTTGATCATTTTCACATGGTGAATCAATCGAGCATATTGAAATATACGACATAAAACGACTTTCACCTTATTATATAGAATTTGAAGCTCTAAATTAACCATAATTGCATCTAAAACCAAATTAATATCTTATAGAAGGCTACCGGGGAGGTCGCTGGGAGGTGATTATACGACGGATCCTATTCCAATCTTCTCCTTGTGTCTCTAAAACCTCACTCATCAATTCTTGGGATACCTCATAGAGGTTTAGTCTTTGGAGCTTTTTCAGCCGCAATAATCCATCTCGGAACCTCCTCATTTTAACACAAGACTCAATTTTCAATGTCTTCAGATTAGGCATTGCTCCTTCCTCCACTGACAAGTCTTTTAGACTCCGCAACTTCTGCATTTGTAGGAATTCAAGTCGAAGGAACCCTCCATGAGGACAATTCATTCCCGTACCCACATAAAAACCTTGTAATAATCTGAGATTCCTCAAGTTTGGCAGCTTCCCTAGTATTGGCATTGGATCTTCCTCCATTTCAGTATAATGCAGTTTGAGTTGCATGAGATTCGGAGGATAGAGTGTTGTTTCCTCGGGTAGTTTTCGGATGGGTCCCAGTAGATGCAATTTGTAGAGGCACTTGTGGTGTGAGAAAGACTCCAGACCTGGGAATAGAATTGGTGTTGATGTTGACAATCCCTCGCTTTCTATAAAATTATCAGTGTCCAACTTCAGCTTTTGCAGCCCAGTTAATTGGGCTATAGATCGGAACGACCCCTCCTTCAACTTTGGGTGAGAATAAAGGTTTAGCTTCAATTGCTTTAGGTGGTGGGCCAGTTTTCCCAAGTTGTTATCCTTCAACCAATCGCCACCCTCTAAATATAATGTCTGAAGGTTGGTCATTTGATGGACACCCAAATGGCCTTCCACCCACCTCTCTCTCATTGACTGCCTTGATGAGATCCTACCTCCCCAACAATTTAGATGTCTCATTtgcttcaatttccaaattgtATGGGGTATGCGGATGTAATCGTCTCCTGAATCAAGGGTTTGTAAATTAACAAGCCCACCGATTGATGGTGGAAGCCTTCTTCTCTGATGAATTCCCCctaaacataaatattttaggtgGATGAGTTCTCCTATTTTTCCTGATAGTTCGAGACCATACATTCCTCTATCCTGGTGCAGGACCCGAAGCAATTTAGGGTATTTATGTAAACATACCTCATCTCCTTCATCAATGAATTTATTGAGGATCAAAGATCGGAGATTAGAATTTTGCAAATGCGGAGAGATGGTCTGATTAATATTAATCAGTCGACGAACACTAGTAGGAAGCACGTCCGCATCAATGTTTTCACCTTCCTcaaaaagtttttcttctttagcTTCTGAAATGGCTAGATCTCTAAGCAGGTCGTGTATACGGCGAGACTTCACCCTTCCATCGACTCTCGTATCAGCCAACTGAATCATGCTTCTCTGGATCAACTCGTATAAGTAGTCTTCTGCAATGTCTTCCAGCgtttcttttccccttttttgtaCAAATCCTTCAGCAACCCACAAGCGAATCAACTTACTTGCTTTGATTTCTGAGTCCTCCGGAAAAACCCCACAGTAAAGAAAGCAGGGCTTCAAGTAAGAGGGTAAGTCGTTATAGCTCAGTGCAAGAATTCCCAAACAGGAGTCGGGACCTTGACTTAGATGCCAATCCATGCTGTTAAGCACTTTCAGCCATGAGTCTCGTGTCAGATCTTTCAGTGATAAAAGTCCTCCAAGAACCACAATTGCAAGAGGTAAACCTTTGCATTTTTCTACGATCTTCTCTTTGAATTCCTCCAACCCTGCACTCCCTACTTTGTTGAGAAACAGCTCCCAGCTTTCTTTTTCACCCAAAGTTTGAAGTTCATGGCAATCTGAATGAGCATAAAGAGCAATTCCTTGATTGCGAGTAGTGATCAACACTCTGCTCTTATTTAATTCTTCAGGCAAATATTGGCTCAAGCTCTGCCAAACATCGGTGTTCCATATATCATCAAGCACTATCAAGTACCTTTTTCCCTGGAGACATTTATAAACCTCTTCTCccaattcattttcatttttacgtTTTTGTTCATCCGTGAGAGTCGTGACACAATTGGCGATCCCGAGCAAAAGCTCCCGGATATTGTACTCTTGAGATACATAAACCCAAGCACGGCAACTAAAGTCGTGCTGAACATCGGTGTCGTTGGAAACTTTCTTGGCAAGAGTTGTTTTGCCAAGGCCACCCATTCCCCAGATGGCCACCACTACTCTTTCCATTGCTCCCCCTAACAGCTTTCCCTTTACAGCTTCCACATCATTTTTCATCCCCACTACGTTGGTTTCTTCAACAGCGGGAAGCctgtaacgcccaagttttcttttaaagggtaatttaggaattcttaataatgatattaaattaattaattaattaatttaataaaaaggaagaggggtaaaagggtaattttacgaataaatacaggtataaattagaaattttattctttccattcttttctgaatagagttcctgttcgcagagttccagagaacgtaggttggagtcagatttcagggttgaagaacagatctctataggtaagaatctaacccctagtttaatattttagattcattgattaatttcaaacacattagatatattttttttggaaaaccccaaatctagattagggttagattatttttttaaattcgttttaatatcaaaataataaaaatttaagattttgattttattgttggaatttaggagatcctaaattttattagatgaaaaaaaaaaaaaaaattccttggaaagtttcgattttaggttagggttaatttaaaaaaaaaaaaaaatggcgtaCGTGTACTGTGCTACTGGAAGCATggaacaaaacaaaaggaaaaaaaaaaagggaaaacgcATGTGCACAGTATGGGATggaagggaaaaacaaaaaacaaaaaaaaatgggcaTGTGCCCGGATGGAGGgaggcttatatatatatatatatataatgattcattatcatgatgatggcaatgggagaaaaaaaaaaaaaaaaaaccttgttttgcttttcttggtTTGGTGTACCCGAGAGTCATGAAtggcttttgaattgtttaattaaaaataataataataataataataatatttagttttagattaataaataagataatagtaataatggttttcttttttttttgtaataaacagaatgagagatttagcaatatatatatatatatatatatatatatatatatatatatatatatataattttataatgaaataaaattgtaatttaattaaattagaaatgtgttattagaaacaaattgggaatttattaattataattaaataaggaatagagtaattaaattattactttgttaataaaaaaatattaatcttaacatttagaaattttaggattatcagatttatattttgaggtaaatagtaatagtggtctttttattgtgttaggtgaggagtagacttttcagggttatttttccttcaaggtctttgcacattttgaggtaagggaagttaatgcaatatttataaaattaaattattttatatgttattttgaattgtggaaaagaaaatgatattttgttaccatgcatggatcaaactgttttgcactaaatattatgttggaatattttgttttatttatgacacaaaatatggagatattatgttgtgtaaatttgaatacttgaacaaaacatcactctggtttatttggcccttgtcaacgggatataatagttgactattcggccctgtcaacgggatataatagttgacctttacatttcatggtgggaatgtaattgatttggaccccaacctctaggggtttggttagaggttactagtactagtagtgtttggtttcgtccaccaggaacaatttgaggctagccacccatttgaaaagtcccacctaactgggcatttgatatttgataaccagagtaatgaaaattgaatggatttgattgaatcttatgtgaaagtgtttgaatttgatatgaaaatggttggttgaattttgaatatattagtattgttgaaactctgatatttgatgagaaaaaaaaaaatgatatctcctatttgaaatgaaaatatttgatccatgaattgcattaatattccttattgggctgtgagctcattcccaattgttgaaaatttttcaggtactcttagttcgggtgaggagtgatggctaggctgaggaatagtcatcagtagaatttgacttaggattttatgttggattttgttttagctgttagttatgttcatttggatcatttgatatttggaagttatttggaaattgaatttgaggattttagattttgttctgctactctgaacaggtatttggtaattggtaacatccagttacaatatgattgtttgggtcagattatactttaagccttcgggtttgaggtgtgaaatgactgtcacgcccttggagtgggtcttggggcgtgacagagtggtatcagagcactaggttttgatcttgatgggaatttgaactggtttagattggggatagatgagtgacgcatttgtttaagttttagtttcatttagtataaatttcaattctttctttatttggaaattttctaatttgttctttagtgactaatttagttatgtCTTATTATTTTAGGACATCATGCCACCAAGAAGAGCAGCTTCTTCACAAAACAGTCAGGCTAATGATGATGTACCTCCAGTTGAGGGTTTGCCTCCTGTGAGTGCAGAAGGGATCTATAGGTATCTTGGGACACTAGCTGGTTTAGTTGAACGCCAAGCTCGAGCTGCTGGGACTAATGTTCAGGGACAGTCTTCATCTTCTAGGGATAGCTCTTTTGATGACTTCAAGAAATTGGGTCCTCCTTActtttctggtgctacagatcccACAGAGGCAGAGGCTTGGATCCTTAAGATGGAGAAATTCTTTGGTGTAATAGATTGCTCTGAGGAGCAAAAAGCCTCTTATGCAGCTTTTAGGTTAGATAAAGAGGCAGATCATTGGTGGCGTATGACTAGGAGACTTTTGGAGGATCAGGGACCCATAACATGGAGACAATTTCGGGAGGCTTTCTACAAGAAGTATTTCCCTGACAGTGTTAGGCGGCAGAAGGTGGGAGAGTTTATTCGTTTGGAACAGGGGGATATGACTGTGGCTCAGTATGAGGCCAAATTTACAGAGTTATCATGTTTTTCCCCACAGTTGATTGCTACAGAGGAGGAAAAggcattaaagtttcaggatggattgaagtcttatttgaagaacaagatatctATTCTGAAGCTTGGTGTCTATTCAGAGGTTGTTGATAGAGCCCTTATAGCAGAGAAAGATAATGAGGAGCTTCATCAGTATAGGGAACAGCAAAGGAAGCGAAATAGAagtgatggtgctcatggtaatcAAGCACAGCGAAGGGCTACATCAGgaagaaatcagaataaagggAAGACAACGCAGAATTTGGATGGgatttgtcctacttgtggcaagaagcatgggggtaggccatgctatagagagactggagcttgctttggttgtgggaagCAAGGACATTTGATCAGAGATTGTCCAGAGAATAGGAAGTTCATCATTGGGAAgcctaaagaggaaaataaggaggataaacaGAAACCCAAAGCCCAAGGGCGGGTGTTTGCAATGACTCATCGAGATGCTCAGGCCACTTCTGATGTGGTGACAGGTACTCTCCGAATccacaccttatttgctagagtcttgattgatcctggatcaacacactcttttgtttcagtatcttttgctggtttgttgggtttgcctgttgctagcatggactttgatttgattgttgctactcctgtgggagattctgttgtggctagtagaatgcttagaaattgtattgtgatgattggttatagggaaatgccagttgacttagtactccttgaccttcaggattttgatgtgattttggggatggattggttagcttcctaCCATGCCTCTGTTGACTGTTTTGAGAAAAGGGTGATGTTTAGTATTCCTGGTCAGCCTAAGTTTAGCTTTGAAGGGAAGCATGTGGACAGACCACTGCGTATGATCTCAGCCTTGCGAGCTAGTAGCTTGCTCAAGAAGGGTTGCCAAGGATTTTTGGCTAGTGTGATGAGTAATGAAAGTGATTTGAAGTTAGAAGACATACTCATAGTAAGGGAGtatcctgatgtctttccagaggatttgtctggcttgccaccagagagagaggtggagttCACCATCGATCTGGTACCAGGAACAGGTCCTATGTCTAAGGCCCCATACAGGATGGCACCTgtggagcttaaggagttgaaagtTCAGCTTTAGGAGTTATTAGACAAGGGTTTTATCAGGCCcagtgtttcaccttggggagctcctgttctatttgtgaaaaagaaagatggctcaatgagactttgcattgactataagg
The sequence above is drawn from the Vitis riparia cultivar Riparia Gloire de Montpellier isolate 1030 chromosome 15, EGFV_Vit.rip_1.0, whole genome shotgun sequence genome and encodes:
- the LOC117932558 gene encoding putative disease resistance RPP13-like protein 3, with protein sequence MTWFHNKPRSMGQVRLLRNELEWIRQFLEHADAERRYDKMFKLWVNQIRDTAYDAEDAIDEFISKVERKRQQRFNNLNFLPACVVLPDKLRLVNELNGRISEINIRLEKILINKRRYGMEDLRAYEPGSSSGIATTSERYSNQMVARKEKRLPAVEETNVVGMKNDVEAVKGKLLGGAMERVVVAIWGMGGLGKTTLAKKVSNDTDVQHDFSCRAWVYVSQEYNIRELLLGIANCVTTLTDEQKRKNENELGEEVYKCLQGKRYLIVLDDIWNTDVWQSLSQYLPEELNKSRVLITTRNQGIALYAHSDCHELQTLGEKESWELFLNKVGSAGLEEFKEKIVEKCKGLPLAIVVLGGLLSLKDLTRDSWLKVLNSMDWHLSQGPDSCLGILALSYNDLPSYLKPCFLYCGVFPEDSEIKASKLIRLWVAEGFVQKRGKETLEDIAEDYLYELIQRSMIQLADTRVDGRVKSRRIHDLLRDLAISEAKEEKLFEEGENIDADVLPTSVRRLININQTISPHLQNSNLRSLILNKFIDEGDEVCLHKYPKLLRVLHQDRGMYGLELSGKIGELIHLKYLCLGGIHQRRRLPPSIGGLVNLQTLDSGDDYIRIPHTIWKLKQMRHLNCWGGRISSRQSMRERWVEGHLGVHQMTNLQTLYLEGGDWLKDNNLGKLAHHLKQLKLNLYSHPKLKEGSFRSIAQLTGLQKLKLDTDNFIESEGLSTSTPILFPGLESFSHHKCLYKLHLLGPIRKLPEETTLYPPNLMQLKLHYTEMEEDPMPILGKLPNLRNLRLLQGFYVGTGMNCPHGGFLRLEFLQMQKLRSLKDLSVEEGAMPNLKTLKIESCVKMRRFRDGLLRLKKLQRLNLYEVSQELMSEVLETQGEDWNRIRRIITSQRPPR
- the LOC117931813 gene encoding uncharacterized protein LOC117931813; this translates as MEGSDAEELEELEADVKEMAQKVRHYRTTLPDQLKATFTSILSSERPPFLEFVSGSEPEASGEPNPGQSRVLLAQGDHETSEKIQLLKQNILSIVSTIPVLLKRLNECMSMVDKLDSYNGIIHPAFKRRRTS